From Dreissena polymorpha isolate Duluth1 chromosome 15, UMN_Dpol_1.0, whole genome shotgun sequence, a single genomic window includes:
- the LOC127861095 gene encoding BTB/POZ domain-containing protein 6-like, whose product MGSGGREFEWKRRLQRDEGDKNLQHERSLAETNAYMLKNQLASDVTLVVGATARELPAHKYMLASRSQVFYAMFFGELPEAGPEVIIPDIDYDVMMAYLRFLYTDSVEITPDLVMGLMYCGKKYDSENLVDLCLTYLQEEINPSNVCTIMEQAHLFDETQLWENCLASVFSNATDVLTNESRDFVHLCRECLTKVVKDDRLVVEEEYVYIACKQWAIQQCRSVSMDESDDKNIRTVLGDILYYIRFPLMEKDSFNKLVSVNDILTTTEMQDVYQTYSRSSKDGDHRQSTKPVFLTTKRILSQEFRAVRFRDIKGGIFDFWENENHMESISFKCSRAVQLRGVTIFAPFPDGLIRGSVNIFDATNTALAKCDNVEVTSQPEKKTHDLRFKSPVTIREGCWYTVTQKMIGSKSYFGTDGLTIVPGKGVTFQFRKSPMFENNTDADSGHIHGLIYT is encoded by the exons ATGGGGAGCGGAGGCAGAGAGTTCGAATGGAAGCGGCGACTGCAGCGTGACGAAGGGGACAAGAACTTGCAACACGAGCGCTCCCTGGCGGAGACCAACGCATACATGCTGAAGAACCAGCTGGCGTCTGATGTCACTCTGGTGGTCGGCGCAACCGCGCGAGAGTTGCCGGCGCACAAGTACATGCTCGCGAGTAGGAGTCAG GTGTTCTACGCGATGTTTTTCGGAGAACTTCCTGAAGCTGGGCCGGAAGTGATCATCCCTGACATAGATTATGACGTCATGATGGCGTACTTGAG gtttttGTACACGGATAGCGTCGAAATTACGCCAGATCTAGTGATGGGACTAATGTACTGTGGCAAAAAGTACGACTCGGAAAACTTGGTTGACCTCTGTCTTACCTACCTTCAAGAAGAAATAAACCCGTCCAACGTATGTACAATAATGGAACAGGCCCATTTGTTTGACGAAACGCAACTTTGGGAAAATTGCTTGGCGTCCGTCTTTTCCAACGCAACGGACGTATTGACAAACGAATCACGTGATTTCGTACACCTTTGTCGAGAATGCTTGACGAAAGTCGTCAAAGACGATAGGCTCGTCGTTGAAGAAGAGTATGTTTACATCGCCTGCAAGCAGTGGGCCATTCAGCAATGTAGAAGCGTTTCTATGGATGAGAGTGATGACAAAAATATCCGGACCGTGTTGGGCGACATATTGTACTATATCCGGTTCCCGCTGATGGAAAAGGACTCGTTTAACAAATTGGTGTCCGTAAACGACATCCTTACAACGACGGAGATGCAGGACGTTTACCAGACATACTCTCG TTCCTCAAAGGATGGCGACCACAGACAATCGACGAAACCTGTTTTCTTAACAACAAAGCGCATCCTGTCTCAAGAATTTAGGGCGGTAAGATTTCGTGATATCAAAGGCGGCATATTTGACTTCTGGGAGAACGAGAATCACATGGAATCCATTTCCTTCAAATGCTCGCGTGCAGTCCAGTTGCGAGGAGTGACAATATTCGCACCTTTTCCCGACGGACTTATTCGTGGCTCTGTTAATATTTTCGACGCAACGAACACAGCCTTAGCAAAGTGCGACAACGTCGAGGTGACGTCACAACCCGAAAAGAAAACGCATGACCTGAGATTTAAAAGCCCGGTGACGATTCGCGAAGGGTGTTGGTACACCGTAACGCAGAAGATGATAGGGTCAAAGTCTTATTTTGGGACTGATGGGTTAACGATTGTACCTGGCAAAGGTGTGACTTTTCAGTTCCGGAAGTCGCCAATGTTTGAGAACAACACTGACGCTGATTCCGGTCACATACATGGACTGATTTATACTTAA